In a genomic window of Halalkalicoccus sp. CG83:
- a CDS encoding extracellular solute-binding protein produces the protein MTRRNLDSSTRRRFLLGTTALGTAGVAGCTGLFGDDGDEGNGNESGNESEIGQIGSGREGRDAPGGTPMDEMPPLEGELTVYSGRGEFLVGDLLQYIEEQYDDFSVDVRYGDSTDLVNQIITEGEGTPADVFYSVNAGSLGALADEGRTRSLPDDLLELVREEFRAESWIGTSGRARTVPFNTEALSADDMSNSIDDYSGGFEGSLGWAPSYGSCQAFVTAMRLLRGEEETRQWLEGVVESGITDYPDEFATCQAIADGEIDAGFTNHYYIQRVLDGSPDAPIETSFTQGDAGAIFNVAGGAVTDAAADVDLGANFIRHLLSAEAQDYFARTTFEYPLIPDVEPVGDLPTIDELNPPSELDLTQLSDLEPTINLMRDVGIDV, from the coding sequence ATGACGCGACGAAACCTCGACTCGAGCACTCGCCGGCGGTTCCTACTGGGGACGACGGCTCTCGGAACCGCGGGCGTGGCGGGATGTACGGGATTGTTCGGCGACGACGGGGACGAGGGTAACGGAAACGAGAGCGGGAACGAGTCCGAGATCGGCCAGATCGGTTCGGGCCGCGAGGGGCGAGACGCGCCCGGCGGGACGCCGATGGACGAGATGCCGCCGCTCGAGGGCGAACTCACGGTCTACTCCGGTCGCGGTGAGTTCCTCGTCGGCGACCTCCTCCAGTACATCGAGGAGCAGTACGACGACTTCTCGGTGGACGTGCGCTACGGCGACTCGACCGACCTCGTCAACCAGATCATCACCGAGGGCGAGGGGACGCCCGCCGACGTGTTCTACTCGGTCAACGCCGGGTCGCTCGGCGCGCTCGCCGACGAGGGCCGCACCCGATCGCTTCCCGACGACCTGCTCGAACTGGTTCGCGAGGAGTTCCGCGCCGAGAGTTGGATCGGCACCTCGGGTCGTGCTCGGACGGTCCCGTTCAACACCGAGGCGCTCTCGGCCGACGACATGTCGAACAGCATCGACGATTACTCCGGCGGCTTCGAGGGATCGCTCGGCTGGGCGCCCTCCTACGGCTCGTGTCAGGCGTTCGTCACCGCGATGCGGCTGCTCAGAGGCGAGGAGGAGACCCGCCAGTGGCTGGAGGGCGTCGTCGAGAGCGGGATCACCGACTACCCCGACGAGTTCGCGACGTGTCAGGCGATCGCCGACGGCGAGATCGACGCCGGCTTCACGAACCACTACTACATCCAGCGCGTGCTCGACGGCTCGCCGGACGCGCCCATCGAGACGTCGTTCACCCAGGGCGACGCCGGGGCGATCTTCAACGTCGCGGGGGGAGCCGTCACCGACGCCGCCGCTGACGTCGACCTCGGCGCGAACTTCATCCGACACCTGCTCTCCGCGGAGGCCCAGGACTACTTCGCCCGGACCACCTTCGAGTACCCGCTGATCCCCGACGTCGAGCCCGTCGGCGACCTCCCGACGATCGACGAGCTCAACCCGCCCTCGGAGCTGGATCTGACCCAGCTGTCGGATCTCGAGCCGACGATCAACCTGATGCGTGACGTCGGGATCGACGTCTGA
- a CDS encoding alpha-1 4-glucan-protein synthase has protein sequence MSRDICVIVPTIREYDCLREYFGNARDHGFDLSRLHVLLVTEDFCETDAMEAMLEEEGVSGEVFDGSRRREWYEEKGIAEYDHLVPAASHAETSFGLLYMWAGEFEYGIFIDDDTLPHAEDDFFGRHMANLAFEGEVESVSSDEQWVNVLYQNADEHGLYPRGYPYSAMDETVETDTREIEDVVASQGLWTNVPDLDAVRILMDGDLEGQAQTRTAREEFERDFVAERGNYLTVCSMNLAFEREVIPAFYQLPMDDNAWDVGRFDDIWSGVFLKRACDVLGTRIYNGRPLCEHNKAKRSTFDDLHNEVAGLELNEHLWELIDSVEPPVPRAARTDGSSEDGVGRDADDYAAVYEAMGRRLAEGEFDEYRNGAFLNHVGESMLDWLECLDALSRVPAVADD, from the coding sequence ATGAGCCGCGACATCTGCGTCATCGTTCCGACCATCCGGGAGTACGACTGTCTGCGCGAGTACTTCGGGAACGCACGCGACCACGGGTTCGACCTCTCGCGGCTCCACGTCCTGCTGGTGACGGAGGACTTCTGCGAGACCGACGCGATGGAGGCGATGCTCGAGGAGGAGGGCGTCTCCGGGGAGGTCTTCGACGGCTCCCGGCGCCGGGAGTGGTACGAGGAGAAGGGGATCGCGGAGTACGACCACCTCGTTCCGGCGGCGAGCCACGCGGAGACGAGCTTCGGGTTACTGTACATGTGGGCCGGCGAGTTCGAGTACGGGATCTTCATCGACGACGACACTCTCCCGCACGCCGAGGACGACTTCTTCGGCCGACACATGGCGAACCTCGCGTTCGAGGGCGAGGTCGAATCGGTCTCCTCCGACGAGCAGTGGGTGAACGTCCTCTATCAGAACGCCGACGAACACGGGCTCTACCCCCGCGGATACCCCTACTCGGCGATGGACGAGACCGTCGAGACCGACACTCGGGAGATCGAGGACGTCGTCGCCTCGCAGGGGCTCTGGACGAACGTTCCGGACCTCGACGCCGTGCGCATCCTGATGGACGGCGACCTGGAGGGACAGGCCCAGACCCGGACGGCTCGCGAGGAGTTCGAGCGCGACTTCGTCGCCGAACGCGGGAACTACCTCACCGTCTGTTCGATGAACCTCGCGTTCGAGCGGGAGGTGATCCCGGCGTTCTACCAGCTACCGATGGACGACAACGCGTGGGACGTCGGGCGGTTCGACGACATCTGGAGCGGCGTCTTCCTCAAGCGCGCCTGCGACGTGCTCGGAACGCGGATCTACAACGGTCGTCCGCTCTGTGAGCACAACAAGGCGAAGCGCTCGACGTTCGACGACCTCCACAACGAGGTCGCTGGCCTGGAGCTCAACGAACACCTCTGGGAACTGATCGACAGCGTGGAACCTCCGGTTCCACGGGCCGCTCGGACGGACGGATCGTCCGAGGACGGGGTGGGAAGGGACGCCGACGACTACGCCGCGGTCTACGAGGCGATGGGCCGGCGGCTCGCCGAGGGCGAGTTCGACGAGTACCGAAACGGGGCCTTTCTCAACCACGTCGGCGAGTCCATGCTCGACTGGCTCGAGTGTCTCGACGCGCTCTCCCGGGTCCCCGCGGTCGCCGACGACTGA
- a CDS encoding lysylphosphatidylglycerol synthase transmembrane domain-containing protein produces MDGNEGEARSNAKRVTTRRLTLAGTALLAVALVAAVLTVDVDPVVESVLRADPRVLGVATVVYAASWPLRGRRYDDVLGTMGQQGGTGFLTMATFASQTANLVVPARAGDAVRAYLVKRHRAVPYPSGFASLAVERAFDLLALVVLSVGALVVVVATGGPNALGLAAVDGGGSAVGAALSVGLAALVLTVVVVAATRSDSSMGSTLRAQVAGRPRIRRVVEWALRFADDVGVVARDRRGLAAIGVGSLLVWALDALTAVLVLAAFGTDLDVGTLLVAGTLAVSVGNLAKVVPLSQGGIGLYEAAFTGLIVGITPVGAGTALGAAIVDHALKNAVTLAGGGLSLAAFDVSLSEARERSAGPEPEP; encoded by the coding sequence ATGGACGGGAACGAGGGGGAGGCGCGTTCGAACGCGAAACGGGTGACGACGCGCCGACTGACGCTCGCGGGAACCGCGCTGCTCGCGGTCGCGCTCGTCGCCGCGGTCCTGACGGTCGACGTCGACCCCGTCGTCGAGAGCGTCCTCCGCGCGGACCCGCGGGTTCTCGGGGTCGCGACGGTCGTCTACGCCGCCTCCTGGCCGCTCCGTGGACGACGATACGACGACGTGCTGGGAACGATGGGACAGCAGGGTGGGACGGGCTTTCTCACCATGGCCACCTTCGCGAGCCAGACGGCCAACCTCGTCGTTCCCGCACGGGCCGGCGATGCGGTCCGGGCGTACCTCGTGAAACGCCACCGCGCGGTCCCCTATCCCTCGGGCTTTGCCTCGCTCGCGGTCGAGCGTGCCTTCGACCTGCTGGCGTTGGTCGTGCTGTCGGTGGGCGCCCTCGTCGTGGTCGTCGCGACGGGCGGGCCGAACGCGCTCGGACTCGCGGCCGTCGACGGGGGCGGGTCCGCCGTCGGAGCCGCACTCTCGGTCGGTCTCGCAGCCCTCGTCCTGACCGTCGTGGTCGTCGCCGCGACACGGAGCGACTCGTCGATGGGATCGACGCTTCGGGCGCAGGTCGCCGGACGTCCGAGGATTCGGCGGGTCGTCGAGTGGGCGCTCCGGTTCGCCGACGACGTCGGGGTCGTCGCTCGGGATCGCCGCGGTCTCGCGGCGATCGGGGTGGGGAGCCTCCTCGTCTGGGCGCTCGACGCGCTGACGGCCGTGCTGGTCCTGGCGGCGTTCGGGACCGACCTCGACGTCGGAACGCTGCTGGTCGCGGGTACGCTCGCGGTCAGCGTTGGTAACCTCGCGAAGGTGGTTCCGCTCTCGCAGGGCGGGATAGGACTGTACGAGGCGGCGTTCACCGGACTGATCGTCGGAATCACGCCGGTCGGCGCCGGAACGGCGCTCGGCGCGGCCATCGTCGATCACGCGCTGAAGAACGCCGTCACGCTCGCCGGAGGCGGCCTCTCCCTCGCGGCGTTCGACGTCTCGCTCTCGGAGGCGCGCGAGCGATCGGCCGGTCCGGAGCCGGAGCCGTGA
- a CDS encoding ABC transporter ATP-binding protein, which produces MAAGRDTTVSESVRVERTREKRETEPETTALELDGVTKRYGPETAVSDLSVSVREGELLTLLGPSGCGKTTTLRMIAGLERPDDGRVRVGDSTVADGNAFVGPESRDIGIVFQNFALFPHLSAAENVGFGLDDRPEDEREARVEELLDLVGLADHADSEPSELSGGQQQRIALARSLAPEPEILLLDEPFSNLDVDLRVEMREEVRRILKEAGVTGISVTHDQEEAMSISDRVAVMNQGSIEQIGRPEEVFQHPRSRFVAGFLGHASFLSGYVSGDLVETSLGPVGRDRIYGLATEYDHTRIDVLVRPDDVLVRPAESEEGADGRVTYRRYLGPTVLYRVELEDGDVVEAMHNHAEQISLDTPVTVELAATHDLAWFPLEEH; this is translated from the coding sequence ATGGCCGCAGGGAGGGATACGACAGTGTCTGAATCAGTACGTGTCGAACGAACGCGTGAGAAGCGGGAGACCGAACCGGAGACCACGGCCCTCGAACTCGACGGCGTCACGAAACGCTACGGTCCCGAGACGGCCGTCTCCGATCTATCGGTCTCGGTCCGCGAGGGAGAACTGCTGACGCTTCTGGGTCCGTCGGGCTGCGGGAAGACCACGACGCTTCGGATGATCGCCGGCCTCGAACGGCCCGACGACGGGCGGGTTCGAGTCGGTGACTCGACCGTCGCGGACGGGAACGCGTTCGTCGGCCCCGAAAGCCGGGACATCGGAATCGTCTTCCAGAACTTCGCGCTGTTTCCCCACCTCAGCGCGGCCGAGAACGTCGGGTTCGGGCTGGACGACCGTCCCGAGGACGAGCGCGAGGCCCGCGTCGAGGAACTGCTCGATCTGGTGGGGCTCGCAGACCACGCCGACAGCGAGCCGAGCGAGCTCTCGGGCGGCCAACAACAGCGCATCGCGCTCGCACGTTCGCTCGCGCCCGAGCCCGAGATACTGCTGCTCGACGAGCCGTTCAGTAACCTCGACGTCGACCTCCGGGTGGAGATGCGCGAGGAGGTCCGCCGGATCCTCAAGGAGGCCGGCGTCACCGGGATCTCGGTCACCCACGACCAGGAGGAGGCGATGTCGATCTCGGATCGGGTCGCGGTGATGAACCAGGGTTCGATCGAGCAGATCGGCCGGCCCGAGGAGGTGTTCCAGCACCCCAGATCCCGGTTCGTCGCGGGATTCCTCGGCCACGCGAGCTTCCTCTCGGGCTACGTCTCGGGCGACCTCGTCGAGACCTCGCTGGGGCCGGTGGGTCGCGACCGGATCTACGGGTTGGCGACCGAGTACGACCACACCCGGATCGACGTGCTCGTCCGGCCCGACGACGTGCTCGTCCGGCCGGCCGAAAGCGAGGAGGGCGCCGACGGACGCGTGACCTACCGCCGGTATCTCGGGCCGACGGTGCTCTACCGGGTCGAGCTCGAGGACGGCGACGTGGTCGAGGCGATGCACAACCACGCGGAGCAGATCTCGCTCGACACGCCCGTGACCGTCGAGCTCGCCGCCACGCATGACCTGGCGTGGTTTCCCCTCGAAGAGCATTGA
- a CDS encoding 2Fe-2S iron-sulfur cluster-binding protein — translation MPTVTFENERIECETGSELRETLLEADLSPHNGASNYANCGGRAICGTCAVEIDGPTSEMTDRERERLSKWPHDLDSGLRLACQTRVEGDLEVRKHGGFWGQKVDER, via the coding sequence ATGCCCACCGTGACGTTCGAGAACGAGCGAATCGAGTGCGAGACGGGTTCCGAGCTACGCGAGACGCTGCTGGAGGCGGATCTGTCGCCGCACAACGGCGCGTCGAACTACGCCAACTGCGGGGGTCGGGCGATCTGTGGTACCTGTGCGGTCGAGATCGATGGACCGACGAGCGAGATGACCGACCGCGAGCGCGAACGCCTCTCGAAGTGGCCCCACGACCTCGATTCGGGGCTTCGGCTGGCCTGCCAGACGCGCGTCGAGGGCGACCTCGAGGTGCGAAAACACGGCGGGTTCTGGGGACAGAAGGTCGACGAGCGGTAA
- a CDS encoding universal stress protein, which produces MDQRVLVPFDGSEPSRTALDRALEENPDAEITALHVIDSSELSYGGAGAGAAESLTDARREEAEELFDEVRDRAEAYGATLTTVIEVGQPGDVIVSYAEENDIDHIIMGSHGRSGLSRILVGSVAATVVKNSSVTVTIAR; this is translated from the coding sequence ATGGATCAACGAGTCCTCGTTCCGTTCGACGGGTCGGAACCCTCGCGCACCGCACTCGATCGGGCGCTCGAGGAGAATCCCGACGCGGAGATAACGGCGCTACACGTGATCGATTCGAGCGAGCTGTCGTACGGCGGAGCCGGGGCGGGTGCGGCCGAGAGCCTCACCGACGCGCGCAGGGAGGAGGCCGAGGAGCTCTTCGACGAGGTGCGGGACCGGGCGGAGGCCTACGGGGCGACGCTGACGACGGTGATCGAAGTGGGCCAGCCCGGAGACGTCATCGTCTCGTACGCCGAGGAGAACGATATCGATCACATCATCATGGGGAGTCACGGCCGATCGGGTCTCTCGCGCATCCTCGTCGGAAGCGTCGCGGCGACGGTCGTCAAGAACTCCTCCGTGACGGTGACGATCGCCCGCTGA
- a CDS encoding MFS transporter, with the protein MATLAFFAGLTTIVFYGVAGPTFQEALGISGALLGILLSSPHISKVALRVPFGAWVDEIGAKKPLLILFGITIVGMAGLVAILALFYPDDFGSHLYVPLLICGILAGAGGATFSVGIAQTSYWYPEDQQGFAMGAFGGAGNVGPGVMNYAIPVAIGVGGLTLAYAGWLAFMVVAAVLYALYGANPYYFQFLKRGFDVDEAKGRAEEMGQEVFPSGGAKESLKKSSTSKWTWVLVFLYTVSYGGGFTALSTWYPTYWSAFHGLTLSTAGLFAGIFVVYGSLIRIPGGSLSDRFGGEDVAIVSYGIMVLGAGIVTFSEAVIPSFVGMMVLGTGMGVVNAAVFELVPKYVPEAVGGASGWIGGIGGAGTLTVLPILGVFVDVYGEIGYARGFAVIAVLSAICVAISIALKFGGPDASEAADESAMH; encoded by the coding sequence ATGGCCACGCTCGCGTTCTTCGCGGGCCTCACCACCATCGTCTTCTACGGCGTCGCGGGACCGACGTTCCAGGAGGCACTCGGCATCTCGGGCGCGTTGCTCGGGATTCTGCTGTCGTCGCCCCACATCAGCAAGGTAGCCCTCCGGGTGCCGTTCGGCGCGTGGGTCGACGAGATCGGCGCGAAGAAGCCGCTGTTGATCCTGTTCGGAATCACCATCGTGGGGATGGCCGGACTGGTCGCCATCCTCGCGCTGTTCTATCCCGACGACTTCGGGTCGCATCTCTACGTACCGCTGCTGATCTGTGGAATTCTGGCGGGCGCCGGCGGGGCAACGTTCTCCGTGGGGATCGCCCAGACCTCCTACTGGTATCCCGAGGACCAACAGGGGTTCGCGATGGGCGCCTTCGGCGGCGCCGGCAACGTCGGGCCGGGCGTGATGAACTACGCCATTCCCGTGGCGATCGGCGTTGGCGGGCTGACGCTCGCGTACGCGGGCTGGCTCGCGTTCATGGTCGTCGCGGCGGTTCTCTACGCCCTTTACGGCGCGAACCCGTACTACTTCCAGTTCCTCAAGCGGGGGTTCGACGTCGACGAAGCGAAGGGCCGCGCCGAGGAGATGGGACAGGAGGTCTTCCCCTCCGGCGGGGCTAAGGAGTCGCTGAAGAAGTCCTCGACGAGCAAGTGGACCTGGGTGCTCGTCTTCCTCTATACCGTCTCCTACGGCGGCGGGTTCACCGCCCTCTCGACGTGGTATCCCACCTACTGGAGCGCCTTCCACGGATTGACGCTCTCGACGGCCGGCCTGTTCGCCGGGATCTTCGTCGTCTACGGCTCGTTGATTCGGATCCCGGGAGGCAGCCTCAGCGATCGATTCGGCGGCGAGGACGTCGCCATCGTGAGCTACGGCATCATGGTGCTCGGCGCGGGGATCGTCACGTTCTCCGAGGCCGTGATCCCCTCGTTCGTCGGGATGATGGTGCTCGGAACCGGGATGGGCGTGGTCAACGCGGCGGTCTTCGAGCTCGTCCCGAAGTACGTCCCCGAGGCCGTCGGCGGGGCCTCCGGCTGGATCGGCGGAATCGGGGGCGCCGGGACGCTCACCGTGCTCCCGATCCTGGGCGTGTTCGTCGACGTCTACGGCGAGATCGGCTACGCCCGCGGGTTCGCCGTCATCGCCGTCCTGAGCGCGATCTGCGTCGCGATATCGATCGCGCTGAAGTTCGGCGGCCCCGACGCCTCGGAGGCCGCCGACGAGTCGGCGATGCACTGA
- a CDS encoding zinc-dependent alcohol dehydrogenase family protein: MEAIVLEEHGAPLRVREVEKPTAPDHGVVVDVEACGICRSDWHAWRGHGEWVDDVPPAGQILGHEPAGRVVEVGESVDRIERGDRVAVPFSLGEGRCPQCRNGHGNVCEDGIALGFEPAGQGAFADQVAVPYADYNLTVLPEDVSARAMAALGCRYMTAYHALAHRADLTPGDAVAVHGCGGVGLSAIQIARALGATVIAVDVREEALEKARELGAHETVNGEGRVVEEIRELTGGGASISIDALGIAQTCRNSVACLARRGQHLQLGLTTDDERGEIPLPTDAMVGREIDFLGARGMPSTRYDELLRFVESGAIDPGALVTNVVSLEAVPDRIAAMGEFDAVGIEVCEP, encoded by the coding sequence ATGGAGGCGATCGTTCTCGAGGAACACGGAGCCCCCCTGCGGGTTCGGGAGGTCGAGAAGCCGACGGCACCCGACCACGGCGTCGTCGTCGACGTCGAGGCGTGTGGCATCTGTCGATCGGACTGGCACGCCTGGCGGGGCCACGGCGAGTGGGTGGACGACGTGCCGCCGGCGGGCCAGATCCTCGGCCACGAGCCCGCCGGCCGGGTCGTCGAGGTCGGCGAGAGCGTCGACCGCATCGAGCGAGGCGACCGGGTCGCCGTCCCGTTCAGCCTCGGCGAGGGCCGCTGTCCGCAGTGTCGAAACGGCCACGGCAACGTCTGCGAGGACGGGATCGCGCTGGGGTTCGAGCCCGCGGGTCAGGGCGCGTTCGCCGACCAGGTCGCCGTCCCGTACGCCGACTACAACCTCACCGTCCTCCCCGAGGACGTCTCCGCACGGGCGATGGCGGCGCTCGGCTGTCGGTACATGACCGCCTACCACGCGCTCGCCCACCGCGCCGACCTCACGCCCGGCGACGCGGTCGCGGTCCACGGCTGTGGCGGCGTCGGCCTCTCGGCGATCCAGATCGCCCGCGCGCTGGGTGCGACCGTCATCGCGGTCGACGTTCGCGAGGAGGCCCTCGAGAAGGCACGCGAACTCGGGGCTCACGAGACCGTGAACGGCGAGGGGAGGGTGGTCGAGGAGATCCGTGAACTGACCGGCGGCGGCGCGTCGATCTCGATCGACGCGCTCGGCATCGCCCAGACCTGTCGAAACTCCGTAGCGTGTCTCGCTCGTCGCGGCCAACACCTCCAACTCGGACTGACGACGGACGACGAACGCGGCGAGATCCCGCTTCCCACCGACGCGATGGTCGGCCGCGAGATCGACTTCCTCGGCGCGCGCGGGATGCCGTCGACGAGGTACGACGAGCTGCTGCGGTTCGTCGAGAGCGGGGCGATCGATCCCGGCGCGCTGGTCACGAACGTCGTCTCCCTCGAGGCGGTTCCCGACCGAATCGCCGCGATGGGCGAGTTCGACGCCGTCGGCATCGAGGTCTGCGAGCCGTAA
- a CDS encoding haloacid dehalogenase type II, whose amino-acid sequence MSFDPERVTTVTFDSYSTLVDVDAAEEALAERVEDPQPVSKLWRARSLEYTFVANQIDAYQPFYEMNRDALQYALDAHGADVSEDERDEILAVYHELDVFDDVRDGIERLRDGGYDPYVVSNGNPEMLESMVEHADIGDLLEDTISADEIETFKPDAEIYRHAAARTGTPIDEIAHVTAGWFDVMGAQHAGMQGVWIDRKGSSWEPFDGEPALTIDSFYDLADELGV is encoded by the coding sequence ATGTCGTTCGATCCCGAGCGGGTGACGACGGTCACGTTCGACTCATACAGCACCCTCGTCGACGTCGACGCGGCGGAGGAGGCGCTCGCAGAGCGCGTCGAGGACCCCCAGCCGGTCTCGAAGCTCTGGCGCGCCCGGTCGCTCGAGTACACGTTCGTCGCGAACCAGATCGACGCCTACCAGCCGTTCTACGAGATGAACCGCGACGCGCTCCAGTACGCGCTCGACGCCCACGGGGCGGACGTCTCCGAGGACGAGCGCGACGAGATCCTCGCGGTCTACCACGAACTCGACGTCTTCGACGACGTTCGGGACGGCATCGAGCGGCTTCGGGACGGCGGCTACGACCCGTACGTCGTCTCGAACGGCAACCCCGAGATGCTCGAATCGATGGTGGAGCACGCTGACATCGGCGACCTCCTCGAGGACACCATCAGTGCCGACGAGATCGAGACGTTCAAGCCCGACGCCGAGATCTACCGCCACGCCGCCGCCCGGACGGGTACGCCCATCGACGAGATCGCCCACGTCACCGCCGGCTGGTTCGACGTGATGGGCGCCCAGCACGCGGGGATGCAGGGCGTCTGGATCGACCGCAAGGGATCGTCGTGGGAGCCCTTCGACGGCGAACCGGCGCTCACGATCGACTCGTTCTACGACCTGGCCGACGAACTCGGCGTCTGA
- a CDS encoding 3-hydroxyacyl-CoA dehydrogenase family protein encodes MNVGVLGAGTMGRGIAQVCATAGHRVTVRDLDPELVDRGIESIASTLEEGVDRGKVDPGDREAALERISGTTELAEAVVGADLVVEAVPEEMELKRETVTAVEDAANPGTVIASNTSSLPLTEIASTLERPERAIGLHFFNPVHLMDLVEVVAAEQTAAETVEFAEEFVEGIEKEPVVIRDTPGFATSRLGVAIGVEAIRMVERGVASPAAIDRAMELGYNHPMGPLELGDVVGLDVRLDILEGLREELGERFRPPQLLRRKVRAGKLGRKSGEGFYVWEDGERVAMSGDWDER; translated from the coding sequence ATGAATGTCGGCGTGCTCGGCGCGGGAACGATGGGCCGCGGCATCGCGCAGGTCTGTGCGACCGCCGGCCATCGGGTAACGGTTCGCGATCTCGATCCCGAACTCGTCGATCGAGGGATCGAGTCGATCGCTTCTACCCTCGAGGAGGGGGTCGACCGTGGAAAGGTGGACCCCGGGGATCGAGAAGCCGCCCTCGAGCGGATCTCGGGCACGACGGAGCTCGCGGAGGCGGTCGTGGGCGCCGATCTCGTCGTGGAGGCCGTCCCCGAGGAGATGGAGCTGAAGCGGGAGACGGTCACGGCGGTCGAGGACGCCGCCAACCCTGGTACCGTGATCGCGTCGAACACCTCGTCGCTTCCGCTGACGGAGATCGCGAGCACGCTCGAACGACCCGAGCGGGCGATCGGCCTCCACTTCTTCAACCCGGTCCACCTGATGGACCTCGTCGAGGTCGTCGCCGCCGAGCAGACCGCGGCGGAGACCGTCGAGTTCGCCGAGGAGTTCGTCGAGGGGATCGAGAAGGAACCCGTCGTGATCCGCGACACACCCGGCTTCGCGACCTCACGGCTGGGCGTCGCGATCGGGGTCGAGGCGATCCGGATGGTCGAACGGGGCGTCGCCAGCCCCGCAGCCATCGACCGGGCGATGGAGCTCGGCTACAACCACCCGATGGGCCCGCTCGAACTCGGAGACGTCGTCGGTCTCGACGTTCGCCTCGACATCCTCGAGGGGCTACGCGAGGAGCTCGGCGAACGGTTTCGCCCGCCACAGCTCCTGCGGCGGAAGGTCCGTGCGGGCAAGCTCGGCAGGAAGAGCGGCGAGGGGTTCTACGTCTGGGAGGACGGCGAGCGCGTCGCCATGAGCGGCGACTGGGACGAGCGGTGA
- a CDS encoding helix-turn-helix domain-containing protein, which yields MGRLDGVDADELRARLADADDPKAIRRLVIALAYDDGESVRTLSRRYGFPTSTIYYWLDRFESRSLESALADGSRPGRPSELTARQRRELEGTLADPPSDHGYDADRWTSELVRRYVASAYGVEYSTRHVRRLFGEALDSYK from the coding sequence ATGGGACGGTTAGACGGGGTCGACGCGGACGAACTGCGGGCGCGGCTCGCGGACGCCGACGACCCGAAGGCGATTCGGCGGCTGGTGATCGCGCTCGCCTACGACGACGGCGAGTCGGTTCGGACGCTGAGTCGGCGGTACGGGTTCCCGACGTCGACGATCTACTACTGGCTCGACCGGTTCGAGTCCCGATCGCTCGAATCGGCGCTCGCCGACGGCTCGAGGCCGGGCCGTCCAAGCGAACTGACGGCACGACAGCGTCGCGAACTCGAGGGGACGCTCGCGGACCCGCCGTCGGACCACGGCTACGACGCCGACCGGTGGACGTCCGAACTCGTCCGGCGATACGTCGCCTCGGCGTACGGCGTCGAGTACTCGACCAGACACGTGCGCCGGCTGTTCGGCGAGGCGCTCGATTCGTACAAATAG